The region AAGTGGAACCACCCGCCCTCCTCGTCGAGCAGGTTCAGCGGCGGCGTCACCGGCTGCGGCACGGGACGCGGCATCGGCGCGAGCGAGATGCCGCAGTTGCCCGCCACCACCGTGGTGATGCCCTGGCTCACCTTGGGCGACATGTCGGGGCTGGAGAGCATCAGGCGGTCGTCGTGCGTGTGCGCATCGATGAAGCCGGGCGCGGCGATGCGCCCGCCGAGGTCGATCTCCTTCGTGCCACGCTCGGCGGAGAGGTCGCCGATGCGCTCGATGCGGTCGCCGCGGATGCCGATGTCGCCCGCATAGCGCGGCGATCCGGTGCCGTCCACGATGCTGGCGTTACGGATGAGGAGGTCGAAGGCTTGCATTCAGGAGTTCCGGGAAGGTTGGGATTGAGCGGGTTACAGCAGCGCGCCGCGCGCCGCGATGGGCCACAGGGCCTCGACACGGCCGGCGCGTACGCACACCAGCTCGTCGTAGAGATTCACGGTCGGGTCGCAATGGCCGGGCACCAGGTGGAGCACATCGCCGAGGGCGAGCGCTCCGGCGTCCGCGGTCGCGATCACCCCATGTTCGTCAGCGGCCTTGGCGTAGCGCAGGTCGGGCCGCTGCCAAACGGTCGGCATCCCGGAGTCCACGCTGGACGCCTTGAGGCCGGCATCGACGATCGCGAAGGCATCGGTCGCGCGGCTCATGACCGTCGTGCGCACGAAGAGCGCGTGTTCGAAGGCGACATCATTGGGGCCACGCGTGTTGTCGCCGTAGTCGCGGTCCAGGAAGATGTAGGAGCCCGCCTGGATCTCGTCGAACACGCCGCTGTCGCGCTCGTTCACGAAGCTGCCCGTGCCCGCGCCGGTGATGCGCTCGACCGCGATGCCGCACGCCTCGATGGCTTTGTGCGAGCGCGTCGCGGCGTCGCAGGCGCTGTCTATCGCCGCCTTGCGTTCCACCGGCGTGCGCAGGTGCTGCGCCGGCCCGTGATAACACTGCAGCCCCGCGAAGCGCAGGCCGGGTGCGGCGGCAATGTCGCGTGCGAGCCGCGCCGCGGCCTCGCCGGGCGCCACGCCGCAGCGGTGCGCGCCGACATCCACTTCGACGTAGACGTCCAGCGTGACGTCGTGCGCCTGTGCCGCCGCAGCGAGCGGCTGCACCTGCAGCGCATCGTCCACCAGCACGCCGATGCGCGCCTTGCGCGCGAGCGGCGCGAGCCGGCGCAGCTTGGCCTCGCCCATCACCTGGTTGGTCACCAGGATGTCGGCGATGCCCGCGTCCGCGAACACCGCCGCCTCGCTCACCTTCTGGCAGCAGATGCCCACGGCGCCGAGCGCCACTTGCCGCTTCGCGATCTCGGGGCATTTGTGGCTCTTGGCGTGCGCGCGCAGCCGCACCTTCGTGCCGCGCAAGGCGTCCGCCATGCGCTGGAGGTTGCGCTCGAAGGCATCGAGGTCGAGCACCAGCGCGGGGGTGTCGATGGCGCCGGCGTCGTCACCCGGCTGCGCGGCTTTCCACGGGCTCATCGCGAGGGCCTCAATCGATCTTCGCGCCGGAGAACTTCACGACCTTCGCCCACTTGATGGTCTCCTGGCGCGACAGCTCCAGGAATTCCTCCGGCGTGCTGGGCGAAGTGTCCGCGCCGAGCGCGCGGAAGCGCTCGCGCAGCGCGGGGCTGGCCAGCGCCGTGCGGATTTCCGCGTTGAGTTTGGCCACGACGTCCTTGGGCATGTTGGCCGGGCCGACGATGCCGCCCCACGCCGTCACTTCGAAGCCGGGCACGCCGGACTCGGCGATCGTCGGCACGTCGGGGTACGTCGGGGAGCGCTGCGGCGAGGAGATCGCCAGCGCGCGCACCTTGCCGGCCTGCGCGAGCGGGCCGGACACGGGCGTGTTGATCATCATCATCTGGATGCCGCCGCCGATGAGGTCCGTCACCGCCGAGGTCGCAGCGCGGTAGGGCACGTGCAGCATGTGCGTGCCGGTCATCGCCTTGAAGAGTTCCACGCCCAGGTGCGCGGTGGTGCCGTTGCCGTCCGATGCGAAGGCGACCTTGCCGGGATTCTTCTTCGCATAGGCGATGAGCTCGGGCACGGTCTTCACCGGCAGGTTGTTGTTCACCACCATGAGGTTCGACAGGCGCAGCACGTTGGAGACGAGCGTCAGGTCCTTCTCCACGTCGTAGGGCACGGTCGTGAGCAGCGACTTGTTGGTGGCGAGCGAAACCACGTTGCCGTAGGCGAGCGTGTAGCCGTCGGGGGCGGACTTCACGAGGTCCATGGTGCCGATGACATAGGAGCCGCCGGGCTTGTTGTCGATGACGATGGGCACGTTCATCTGCAGCGTCAGCTGCTGGGCCAGCGCGCGCATCAGGGCGTCCGGTGCGCCGCCGGGCGCCGAGGGCACGATGAGGCGGATGGTCTTGTCGGGATAGGCGGCGTGGGCGGGCCACGCCAGCCCGGCCGTGGCGGCGAGCACGAGGACGGGGAGCAAAAGGCGTCTGAGCATGGGAGATCTCGTCGTTGGGGAAGGAGTGGAATGGGCTTGCCGACCTTAAGCCCCGCGGCGGCAATCGCCAATCACCCGCACCTACTTACACCCGGAAGTTGCGCTTACGAATGAAACGCCGGGCCGCCGCGCATGGCGCCCCCTATCATCGGCCGATGCCCTCGTCACACGCCCTGCCCCGCTGGACCCTGGTCGCGCCCGTTGCGGGTTGGCTCCTTCTCGCCGGGACATGGCTGGGCCTGTCGGGCTGGTACGGCCTGCTGGTCGCCGCGGGCCTGGTGGGTTGCGTGCTCGCCTCGGTGCACCACGCCGAAGTGGTGGCGCACCGAGTGGGCGAGCCCTTCGGCACCTTGCTGCTGGCCGTCGCCGTCACGGTGATCGAGGTGGGCCTGATCGTCTCGCTCATGCTCTCCGGCGGACCGGCCGCGGCGGCCCTGCCGCGCGATACGGTGTTCGCAGCGGTCATGCTCATCCTCAACGGCATGGTGGGCCTGTGCCTGCTCGTCGGCAGCCATCGGCATGGCGAACAGACCTTCACCCTGTCGGGCGTCAATGCGTCGCTGGCGACGCTCGCGGCCATCGTCACCCTCACGCTGGTGCTGCCCAATTACACGCTCACGGCGCCGGGCCCTATGTACAGCCGCAGCCAGCTCGGGTTCATCGCGCTCGTGTCGCTGGTGCTCTACGGCACCTTCCTGCTGGTGCAGACAGTCCGGCACCGCGACTACTTCCTGCCCGCGAAGGCCACGCCGGACGACCATGCGCAACCACCGTCGAAACGCACCGCGGCCGTCAGCGGCAGCGTGCTGCTCGCCTGCCTGGGCGCGGTGGTGCTGCTCGGCAAGGCGCTGGCGCCGACCATCGAATCCGGCGTGGAGGCCATGGGCGCGCCGCACTCCCTCGTCGGCATCATCATCGCGGCCGTGGTGCTGATGCCCGAGAGCCTGGCCGCGGTGCGCGCCGCGCGCGCCAACCGGCTGCAGACCAGCATGAACCTCGCGCTCGGCTCCGCGCTCGCCAGCATCGGCCTCACGATTCCCGCGGTAGCCATCGTGTCGCTCCTCACGGGCTGGACACTGCAGTTGGGCATCGACGCCAAGTCCACCGTGCTGCTGGTGCTGTCGCTGATGGTCGCAACGCTGTCGCTGGGCACCGGGCGCACCACCGTGCTGCAGGGCGTGGTGCACCTGGTGATCTTCGCGGTCTACCTCTTCATCACCATCGTGCCCTGATCAGCGGCTCGCGTAGTTCGCGCCGCCCAGGCCCGCGAGGATCTTGTCCAGCGTCACCGGGTAGTCGCGCACGCGCACGCCGGTGGCGTTGAAGATGGCGTTGGCCACCGCCGCGCCGGCGCCGCTGATGCCCAGTTCGCCCACGCCCTTGATCTTCAGCGGATTGGTCTTGTCGTCCACCTCCGGCAGGAAGATCGCCTCGATCGCGGGGATGTCCGCATGGGCCGCCACGTGGTACTCCGCCAGGTCATGGTTGACGAAGTAGCCGTAGCGCGGATCGACCACCGCGTCCTCGTGCAGCGCGTTGCTCGCGCCCCAGATCATCCCGCCGATCGCCTGCGAGCGGGCGGTCTTGGCATTCAGGATGCGGCCCGCAGCGAACACGCCCAGCATGCGGCGCAGGCGCACCTCGCCCGAATCCATATCGACCGCCACTTCCGCGAACTGCGCGCCGTAGGCCTGCTGCGAGAACTTCTTTTCCATCTCGCCGGGCTTGATCTCGCCCTCGGCCTGCACGCCCGAGGCCCCGGCCAGGCCCGCGAGCGTGGCCGACTTGCCGCCGCCGCTGATGCGGCCGCGTTCGAACACCGCCTGCGCCGGATCGATGCCGGCACCTTGCGCGAACTTCGTGCGCAGCTTGTCACAGGCGTCGTACAGGGCGGAGCCCGCGCTCGCCGCGCCGAACGATCCGCCCGAGCCCGCCGTCGGCGGAAAGTCGCTGTCGCCCAGCAGCATGCGCACCTTCTCCGGCGCGATGCCCATCATCTCGGCCGCGATCTGCGTGAGTACCGTGTAGCTGCCGGTGCCGATGTCGGTCATCGACATCTTCACCGTCAGCACGCCCTCGCCGTCCATGGCGACGCCGCATTTCGAGGGCCGCAGCAGGTTGCCGCGCGTGGTGGCGCACATGCCCATGCCGACCAGCCAGCGTCCCTCGCGCACCTGGCCGGGCTGGGCGCTGCGGCGACTCCAGCCGAAGCGCTTCGCGCCTTCCTGCAGGCAGGCGACGAGCTGCCGCGTCGAATACGGCACGTTCTTTTCCGGGTCCTGCTTCGGCTCGTTGCGAAGCCGCAGTTCGACCGGATCCATCTTCAACGCGTCGGCCAGTTCGTCCATCGCGCATTCCAGCGCGAGCATGCCCACCGCCTCGCCGGGCGCGCGCGTGGAGTCGGACACCGGCAGGTCGAGCTTGACCACGCGATGCTGCGTCATGCGGTTCGCGGCGGCGTAGAGGGAACGCGTCTGCTTGGCGGCCGACTCGTAGAAGTCGTCGAAGCGCGCGCTGTGCGACCAGGCCTCGTGCCCGATGGCGGTGAGCACGCCGTCGCGCGTGGCGCCCAGGCGCAGGCGCTGCACGGTCTCCGTGCGGTGCGTGGTGACGTGGAACATCTGCTGGCGCGTGAGCGCCGTCTTGACCGGGCGCTTGAGCTCGCGCGACGCGAGGGCGGACAGGATCACGTCGCCGTAGATCGGCAGCTTGCCGCCGAAGCCGCCGCCGATGTAGCGGCTCACGATGCGCACCTTCTCCTCGGGGATCTGCAGCGTGTGCGCGACGCACTTCTGCGCGCTCTCCAGAAGCTGCGAGGAGCAGTGCACGATGACGCGATCCCCCTCCCACCACGCGAGGCTCGCGTGCGGCTCCATCTGCGCATGGATGTGCATGGGCGTGGTGTAGGTCGCGTCGATCTTCACCGGGGCCGCGGCGAACGCGCCGTCGAAGTCGCCCACATGGCTGTCGGGCTCCTTGCCCTCGCCGCCCGCGGGCTTCTCGGCCTTCGCGAGCAGCGGCTGCAATTCATGCTCGCCCTTGTCCTGCGCGTAGCTCACGCGCACCAGCGCGGCGGCCGCGCGCGCCTGCTCGATCGTCTCGGCCACGACGAACGCGACGGGCTCCCCGTAGTACTCGATCCGCGCGTCGTTCAGCTGCGGGCGCGGCCGCGCGAAACGGTCCTCGCCTTCATGGGCGAAGGGCGCCTGCTTCGGCGCGTTGCGGTGGGTCATCACCATCAAGACGCCGGGCGAGCGCTCGGCCGCCTGCGTGTCGATGGCGCTCACGCGGCCGCGGGAGATCGTCGCCTCCACGAGCCATCCGTAGGCGGGCTTCGCGCCCTCCTTCACTTCGTACGCATACGGCGCGCGGCCGGTGACTTTGAGGTGGCCGTCGACGCGGTCCATCGCGCGCCCCATCAGCCCCTGGTGGTTCTGGTCCAGGGGGTTCTGCGGCGCCGGCTGGTTCATTTCCATGATGCTCGTCCTTTCAGCTCGTGGCTTGCGCCAGTACGCCGTCCAGCACCCGGCGGACCAGCGGAATCTTGAAATCGTTGTGGCCCCGGCCCTGCGCGCCGCGCAGCACCGCCTCGCCGGCGGCCTCGAAAGCCGCCCGCCCCGCCTTCTCACCGGCCAGCACGGCCTCGGCCTCGGGCACGCGCCAGGGTTTGTGGGCCAGTCCGCCGAATGCCATGCGCGCGCCGCGGACGTTTCCGCCACGCGCATCGACGATCGCCGCGACCGACACCAGCGCGAAGGCGTAAGACGCCCGG is a window of Caenimonas aquaedulcis DNA encoding:
- a CDS encoding Bug family tripartite tricarboxylate transporter substrate binding protein, with protein sequence MLRRLLLPVLVLAATAGLAWPAHAAYPDKTIRLIVPSAPGGAPDALMRALAQQLTLQMNVPIVIDNKPGGSYVIGTMDLVKSAPDGYTLAYGNVVSLATNKSLLTTVPYDVEKDLTLVSNVLRLSNLMVVNNNLPVKTVPELIAYAKKNPGKVAFASDGNGTTAHLGVELFKAMTGTHMLHVPYRAATSAVTDLIGGGIQMMMINTPVSGPLAQAGKVRALAISSPQRSPTYPDVPTIAESGVPGFEVTAWGGIVGPANMPKDVVAKLNAEIRTALASPALRERFRALGADTSPSTPEEFLELSRQETIKWAKVVKFSGAKID
- a CDS encoding calcium:proton antiporter, producing MPSSHALPRWTLVAPVAGWLLLAGTWLGLSGWYGLLVAAGLVGCVLASVHHAEVVAHRVGEPFGTLLLAVAVTVIEVGLIVSLMLSGGPAAAALPRDTVFAAVMLILNGMVGLCLLVGSHRHGEQTFTLSGVNASLATLAAIVTLTLVLPNYTLTAPGPMYSRSQLGFIALVSLVLYGTFLLVQTVRHRDYFLPAKATPDDHAQPPSKRTAAVSGSVLLACLGAVVLLGKALAPTIESGVEAMGAPHSLVGIIIAAVVLMPESLAAVRAARANRLQTSMNLALGSALASIGLTIPAVAIVSLLTGWTLQLGIDAKSTVLLVLSLMVATLSLGTGRTTVLQGVVHLVIFAVYLFITIVP
- a CDS encoding DSD1 family PLP-dependent enzyme, with amino-acid sequence MSPWKAAQPGDDAGAIDTPALVLDLDAFERNLQRMADALRGTKVRLRAHAKSHKCPEIAKRQVALGAVGICCQKVSEAAVFADAGIADILVTNQVMGEAKLRRLAPLARKARIGVLVDDALQVQPLAAAAQAHDVTLDVYVEVDVGAHRCGVAPGEAAARLARDIAAAPGLRFAGLQCYHGPAQHLRTPVERKAAIDSACDAATRSHKAIEACGIAVERITGAGTGSFVNERDSGVFDEIQAGSYIFLDRDYGDNTRGPNDVAFEHALFVRTTVMSRATDAFAIVDAGLKASSVDSGMPTVWQRPDLRYAKAADEHGVIATADAGALALGDVLHLVPGHCDPTVNLYDELVCVRAGRVEALWPIAARGALL
- a CDS encoding xanthine dehydrogenase family protein molybdopterin-binding subunit, whose protein sequence is MEMNQPAPQNPLDQNHQGLMGRAMDRVDGHLKVTGRAPYAYEVKEGAKPAYGWLVEATISRGRVSAIDTQAAERSPGVLMVMTHRNAPKQAPFAHEGEDRFARPRPQLNDARIEYYGEPVAFVVAETIEQARAAAALVRVSYAQDKGEHELQPLLAKAEKPAGGEGKEPDSHVGDFDGAFAAAPVKIDATYTTPMHIHAQMEPHASLAWWEGDRVIVHCSSQLLESAQKCVAHTLQIPEEKVRIVSRYIGGGFGGKLPIYGDVILSALASRELKRPVKTALTRQQMFHVTTHRTETVQRLRLGATRDGVLTAIGHEAWSHSARFDDFYESAAKQTRSLYAAANRMTQHRVVKLDLPVSDSTRAPGEAVGMLALECAMDELADALKMDPVELRLRNEPKQDPEKNVPYSTRQLVACLQEGAKRFGWSRRSAQPGQVREGRWLVGMGMCATTRGNLLRPSKCGVAMDGEGVLTVKMSMTDIGTGSYTVLTQIAAEMMGIAPEKVRMLLGDSDFPPTAGSGGSFGAASAGSALYDACDKLRTKFAQGAGIDPAQAVFERGRISGGGKSATLAGLAGASGVQAEGEIKPGEMEKKFSQQAYGAQFAEVAVDMDSGEVRLRRMLGVFAAGRILNAKTARSQAIGGMIWGASNALHEDAVVDPRYGYFVNHDLAEYHVAAHADIPAIEAIFLPEVDDKTNPLKIKGVGELGISGAGAAVANAIFNATGVRVRDYPVTLDKILAGLGGANYASR